Proteins encoded together in one Deltaproteobacteria bacterium window:
- a CDS encoding type II toxin-antitoxin system PemK/MazF family toxin, which yields MNTPNRGEVWMVDLGLAAKVRPCLVLSVPALDQDRSLATVVAHTTSARGSRFEVAVPMPFLRTGVFDAQNLVTIPHARLIRKLGNLSTEQLSKVEAVVRLWLGF from the coding sequence ATGAACACTCCTAATCGAGGAGAAGTGTGGATGGTTGATCTTGGGCTGGCAGCAAAAGTTCGCCCCTGTCTCGTCCTCAGTGTGCCTGCGCTTGATCAAGATCGCTCTTTAGCGACGGTTGTGGCACACACGACCAGCGCACGTGGGTCACGATTTGAGGTGGCCGTTCCGATGCCGTTTTTACGCACGGGTGTCTTTGACGCCCAGAATTTAGTGACGATTCCTCACGCAAGGCTGATCCGGAAACTAGGGAACCTGTCGACGGAGCAATTGTCGAAGGTAGAGGCAGTCGTGCGTTTGTGGTTAGGATTCTGA
- a CDS encoding IS110 family transposase — MNFYTQQHKHYCGIDLHAKAMCVCILDQHGTKLVHKNLPTTPEAFLRLIAPYREDLVVGVECMFTWDWLADLCQREGIAFVLGHALYMKAIHRGKAKNDKSDAHKIAVLLRGGMMPQAYVYPAEMGATRDLLRRRCHLARKRAELLAHIHNTNSQYNLPEIGKRLANKSNREDVADHFPDPSVHKTIEIDVSLIDHYDQLLGEVELYLTRSAKTHDVQTFARLQSVPGIGQILALVLLYEIHDITRFPRVQDFVSYCRLVKCAKESSGKKLGTSGKKIGNVHLRWAFAEAAVLFIRQSKPGKDYFAKLEHKHGKAKALTVLAHKLGRAVYYMLTRKQAFDLQRFVTA, encoded by the coding sequence ATGAATTTCTACACGCAGCAGCATAAACATTATTGCGGCATCGATCTACATGCGAAAGCCATGTGCGTCTGTATCCTCGATCAACACGGCACGAAACTCGTACACAAGAATTTGCCGACGACCCCCGAGGCGTTTTTGCGGCTGATTGCTCCGTATAGAGAGGATCTGGTTGTCGGCGTGGAGTGTATGTTCACCTGGGATTGGTTGGCAGACCTCTGTCAGAGAGAAGGGATTGCTTTCGTCTTGGGGCACGCGCTCTATATGAAGGCGATTCACAGGGGCAAAGCGAAGAACGATAAAAGTGATGCGCACAAGATTGCGGTGTTATTGCGGGGCGGCATGATGCCGCAAGCCTATGTCTATCCCGCAGAGATGGGGGCGACCCGCGATTTACTGCGGCGACGCTGTCATCTTGCCCGGAAGCGGGCCGAACTCTTAGCCCACATCCATAATACCAATAGTCAGTACAATCTGCCGGAGATTGGCAAACGGCTGGCCAACAAATCCAACCGGGAAGATGTGGCGGACCATTTTCCTGATCCCAGTGTCCACAAGACCATCGAGATCGATGTGTCGCTCATTGATCACTACGATCAATTACTCGGGGAAGTGGAACTCTATCTCACGCGTAGTGCCAAAACGCACGATGTCCAAACGTTCGCGCGGTTGCAGTCGGTCCCAGGCATCGGCCAGATCCTTGCGCTCGTCCTGTTATATGAGATTCACGACATCACGCGCTTTCCCCGGGTGCAAGATTTCGTCTCCTATTGTCGGCTGGTGAAATGCGCCAAGGAATCCAGTGGCAAAAAACTGGGCACGTCGGGCAAAAAAATTGGCAATGTGCACTTACGCTGGGCTTTTGCTGAAGCGGCCGTGCTCTTTATCCGGCAGAGCAAACCCGGCAAAGACTATTTCGCGAAACTCGAACACAAACACGGCAAAGCTAAAGCGCTCACGGTCCTTGCGCACAAACTGGGCCGCGCCGTGTACTATATGCTCACGCGGAAACAGGCGTTTGATCTCCAACGCTTTGTGACTGCGTAA
- a CDS encoding type II toxin-antitoxin system HicB family antitoxin, whose translation MEQFVYPARLTPDLHEGGFVVTFVDLPEAITQGETREEAVQEAADCLEEAMANRMVTGLPIPPPSRIKRGQYAVPVAAQTAAKAALYIALQETRITKAELAKRLQCDEKEVRRLLDPRHPSKLPRLEAALAAIGHRLIVSLQSAA comes from the coding sequence GCGCGTTTAACCCCAGATCTTCATGAGGGAGGCTTCGTGGTCACATTCGTTGATCTACCCGAAGCGATTACCCAAGGAGAAACACGAGAGGAAGCGGTACAAGAAGCCGCCGATTGTCTTGAAGAGGCGATGGCAAACCGGATGGTTACGGGGTTACCGATTCCACCTCCCTCGCGCATCAAACGAGGACAGTATGCGGTGCCGGTGGCGGCGCAGACGGCGGCAAAAGCCGCCCTATATATTGCTCTACAAGAGACACGGATTACGAAAGCAGAGCTCGCCAAGCGGCTACAGTGTGACGAAAAAGAGGTACGGCGTTTACTAGACCCTCGGCACCCCTCGAAGTTACCACGTCTTGAGGCTGCGTTAGCAGCAATCGGGCACCGCCTGATTGTGAGTTTACAATCCGCTGCGTGA
- a CDS encoding type II toxin-antitoxin system VapC family toxin, whose translation MIYLADTNVLLRFADRTHPIHPTVRAAVRKLRTSGHSVRATPQNFVEFWNVATRPIERNRFGLVPATADRLLRLVERLFPLLPDSPVVYTEWRRLVVSFGVSGIQVHDARIAAAMVVHGITHILTFNTTDFVRYGTRGIVAVNPTTM comes from the coding sequence GTGATTTACCTCGCAGATACAAATGTCTTACTGCGGTTTGCCGACCGCACGCATCCAATTCACCCGACCGTCCGTGCTGCAGTACGTAAGCTACGAACCAGCGGGCACAGCGTTCGCGCCACGCCGCAGAATTTTGTCGAATTCTGGAATGTGGCAACTCGGCCAATCGAAAGGAATAGATTCGGATTGGTGCCTGCTACCGCCGACCGGCTGCTACGCCTTGTGGAGCGGCTTTTTCCGCTACTGCCGGATTCACCTGTTGTGTATACGGAATGGCGTCGCCTCGTAGTTTCCTTCGGAGTCTCAGGCATCCAAGTCCACGATGCCCGCATTGCCGCGGCTATGGTTGTTCACGGCATCACTCATATCCTTACTTTCAACACAACTGATTTCGTGCGCTACGGAACGAGAGGAATTGTAGCGGTGAACCCAACAACCATGTGA